One Desulfomonilaceae bacterium DNA window includes the following coding sequences:
- a CDS encoding acyl-CoA dehydrogenase family protein: MDFEFTEEDRAFRKEVEDFAKEELLPDWDQNAICWPAGYGTLPMFEAEFKHSWDQFFLKLGSKGWLSLGWPREYGGMASMMKQAIFNDVMSYYIAPPSDVATSIVGPTILHVASEEMKKEWLPKIARGQVRFWLGYSEPNAGSDLGSLQTRAEEDGDDLVINGQKVWSSGA; encoded by the coding sequence ATGGATTTTGAATTCACTGAGGAAGACAGGGCATTTAGGAAAGAAGTGGAAGATTTTGCGAAGGAAGAACTTCTGCCAGATTGGGATCAAAATGCCATTTGTTGGCCAGCAGGATATGGGACTCTACCGATGTTTGAAGCGGAGTTCAAGCATTCTTGGGATCAGTTTTTTCTGAAGTTGGGAAGCAAAGGGTGGCTCAGTCTTGGATGGCCCAGAGAATATGGTGGCATGGCATCTATGATGAAGCAAGCCATTTTTAATGACGTAATGTCGTATTATATAGCGCCTCCCTCAGATGTTGCCACATCAATCGTTGGTCCAACTATCTTGCACGTCGCTAGTGAGGAAATGAAAAAGGAATGGTTGCCAAAGATTGCCAGGGGACAGGTGCGGTTTTGGCTGGGCTACAGTGAGCCTAACGCCGGATCCGATCTTGGTTCATTGCAAACAAGGGCGGAGGAAGATGGAGATGACCTAGTGATCAATGGGCAGAAAGTATGGAGTAGCGGCGC
- a CDS encoding acyl-CoA dehydrogenase family protein codes for MYFDETHNAFRESVRRFVDREINPYMDEWEETTVPLHELFKKMGDLGFLGVRYDPKYGGQGLDYWFETVLLEELGRIHGLGVSVATFVQTNMATPAIAEFGSEYLKETYLKPAIAGEMVSAIAVTEPGAGSDVAALKTKAIRKGDHYIVNGSKTFITNGSQADFLTLLARSGDKPGHHAFSLLIVPTNLPGFSVSKKLDKMGLRSSDTALLFFDDVKVPVENLIGKEGEGFIYQMKQFQHERFTVLPIAYVASKDMIDMTVDYLKQRVAFGEPLINKQVLRHRLVQWLAEIESLKQLTYHIVRMKTQGLDVTREISMGKLLSGQLITKVADGCLQMFGGMGFMNETLISRYYRDSRLLPIGGGADEVMSDVIAKREGY; via the coding sequence ATGTATTTTGATGAAACGCACAATGCATTTAGGGAATCGGTTAGAAGATTTGTTGACAGAGAGATTAATCCCTACATGGACGAATGGGAGGAAACGACGGTTCCGCTCCACGAATTGTTTAAGAAGATGGGTGATCTCGGCTTTCTAGGGGTTCGATATGACCCTAAATACGGTGGACAAGGACTTGACTACTGGTTTGAAACCGTACTTCTGGAAGAATTAGGACGCATTCACGGATTAGGGGTTTCGGTAGCCACATTTGTGCAGACAAACATGGCTACGCCTGCGATTGCTGAGTTTGGCAGTGAATATCTTAAAGAAACCTATTTGAAGCCTGCTATCGCTGGGGAGATGGTTTCAGCAATAGCTGTTACGGAGCCTGGCGCGGGTTCGGATGTCGCAGCGTTAAAAACCAAGGCGATAAGGAAGGGAGACCATTACATAGTCAATGGTTCAAAAACGTTTATAACCAACGGCAGTCAAGCTGACTTCTTGACTCTCCTGGCGAGAAGTGGTGACAAGCCTGGTCATCATGCATTCAGTCTCTTAATTGTGCCTACAAACTTGCCGGGGTTCAGTGTTAGCAAAAAACTAGACAAGATGGGGCTAAGAAGTAGCGATACTGCGCTACTTTTTTTTGATGATGTGAAGGTGCCGGTTGAGAATCTCATTGGGAAAGAAGGGGAAGGTTTTATCTATCAGATGAAGCAGTTCCAGCATGAAAGATTTACTGTATTGCCTATAGCATACGTAGCCTCGAAGGACATGATCGACATGACCGTAGATTATTTAAAGCAAAGGGTTGCTTTTGGTGAACCATTAATAAACAAGCAGGTGTTGAGACACAGACTGGTGCAATGGTTAGCTGAGATAGAGAGTCTTAAACAATTAACGTATCATATTGTTCGGATGAAGACACAAGGACTGGACGTCACAAGAGAGATATCTATGGGAAAACTGCTCTCAGGACAATTGATTACAAAAGTCGCTGATGGTTGTTTGCAGATGTTTGGTGGCATGGGCTTCATGAATGAGACGCTAATTTCAAGATATTACAGAGATTCACGTTTATTACCCATTGGTGGTGGAGCTGATGAGGTCATGAGTGACGTAATTGCCAAGAGAGAAGGATATTAA